A genome region from Trichocoleus sp. FACHB-46 includes the following:
- a CDS encoding response regulator has translation MSKLRNRCLLVVDDDADTRLLLAMALESEGAEVLTAASAKEALDLLAWRKPDALLCDLGLPEVNGCQLLQAIRTKKARVWQRIPAIAVTAYDSKQVQPEALAAGFQLLFTKPIDLDGLTAAIAELTQSKVCDLIHSKAVSALGTEHSGAVENA, from the coding sequence TGCTGGTTGTGGATGATGATGCGGATACTCGGCTTCTACTTGCAATGGCACTTGAATCCGAGGGAGCAGAAGTTCTGACAGCCGCTTCGGCAAAGGAAGCTCTTGACTTGTTAGCCTGGCGCAAGCCAGACGCACTCCTCTGTGACCTTGGGCTACCTGAAGTGAATGGTTGTCAACTTCTCCAGGCAATCAGAACTAAAAAGGCCAGAGTTTGGCAACGAATTCCAGCCATTGCTGTCACGGCTTACGACAGCAAGCAAGTTCAGCCAGAAGCACTGGCAGCTGGATTTCAACTGCTTTTCACCAAACCAATCGATTTGGATGGGCTGACTGCCGCGATCGCAGAGCTAACTCAATCTAAAGTCTGTGATTTGATACATTCGAAAGCGGTCTCAGCGTTAGGGACAGAACACTCAGGGGCAGTGGAGAACGCTTAG